The Candidatus Hydrogenedentota bacterium genome contains the following window.
CTCCATTGCTTGAAAAATGCCTGAATTCCGCGGATGGGCTTCAATTTAATATTCGTATAGTGAAGCCGCATCAACTTGTCGAAGGCGTCCAACTTGTCCCGAGCGATTATCGTCCCTTGCGCCTTGTCTTCCAGACTGTCCGCCGACTTGGCGGAGAATTCAAACACGGCCATGTTGCGCTGTCTCCGAAGTACCCAGAATCCGACTACTCTCGAAGCCTCACTCTCGACTTCTGCCTATATAGTCGTATTTTCGGACAGAAAATGCAGAGATGGGTCCATATTGGAACAGTTATACTTAAAGGATGTTCGCAGGAGGTTATCGCTGGATAAGTATCCCTGCCACAAGCCCGTGCGCGGGGTTCTCAAGGCCCTGAACGGCGACGAAACCCTCAATAGTCCGCCGCTTTGTTGCTGTACCTGTCGCCGAATGGGCCATTCTGCGCGTCTTCCATGCTCATCCGAATACGCAGGTAGGATTCGTAGCGCCAGGGCAGCAATTCCCCGGAATTCACAGCCTTCTCAACCGCACAATCGGGCTCGTGGGTGTGGCTGCAGTCGCGAAAGCGGCATTGCGTGCCCAGCGCGGCCAGATCGGGGTAGAACCAGGCGACTTCTTCGGGGGAGACGCCCCAGACACCGAGCGCGCGGATGCCGGGCGTGTCGATAATACGCACATCGCCCTCCAGTTCATAGAGCCGCGAGGCCGTGGTGGTGTGGCGGCCCCGCTGTGAGACGACACTGACTTGCTGGGTATGCACCTCGAGTTCGGGATCCAGGGCGTTCAGCAGGGAGGATTTTCCCACGCCACTGTGGCCGGAGAGGATGCTGAGCTTGCCCGCGAGCAGCGCGCGAAGCTCATCCAGCCCGCGCCCAGTCTCGCAACTGGTGCGGACCACGCGAAAGCCGAGCCGCTCATAGTCCACGAGCTCCGGCGGCTCCTCCTCCCCCACCAGGTCCATCTTGTTTACGCAGATGACGCAGTCCACCCCGCCAACCTCGGCGGCTATCAGATAACGATCCACCAGGCCGGGACGGAACGGCGGATTGGCCGCGGCGGTCACGATGACGAGGAGATCGATGTTGGCGGCGAAGACTTGTTCGTCCAGGCGGTCGTG
Protein-coding sequences here:
- the rsgA gene encoding ribosome small subunit-dependent GTPase A → MKKKLVKKKKRSQVRTRNWDQAHETAFSHDRVRHRRAQSAISDVALELQSLPTDFEPNALVISHSKKWAFVLMDGEEELCLIDERLKEGGATLIAPGDNVLVEQEEEKLIVRGVAPRRTRLSRPGHEHDRLDEQVFAANIDLLVIVTAAANPPFRPGLVDRYLIAAEVGGVDCVICVNKMDLVGEEEPPELVDYERLGFRVVRTSCETGRGLDELRALLAGKLSILSGHSGVGKSSLLNALDPELEVHTQQVSVVSQRGRHTTTASRLYELEGDVRIIDTPGIRALGVWGVSPEEVAWFYPDLAALGTQCRFRDCSHTHEPDCAVEKAVNSGELLPWRYESYLRIRMSMEDAQNGPFGDRYSNKAADY